A single window of Micromonas commoda chromosome 6, complete sequence DNA harbors:
- a CDS encoding tRNA-dihydrouridine synthase (contains DUS domain), whose amino-acid sequence MSADETARPAPPAPEDASPGTKLTSWDFFRSMGSPKFHVAPMVDQSELAFRELCRRHGATCAYTPMIHARLFVEDLKYRKEIFTTHINDRPLLVQFCANDPDMLLKAASIVAPHCDGVDINFGCPQRIAKRGRYGAFLMDDWETVHNLINKLDKHLSVPVTAKIRVYDDLETSLKYAKMVEAAGAQLIAVHGRTREQKRAADVRANWAFIREIKKQLKVPVLANGDIRTLAEAEKCLEATGADGVLSAEPLLENPSLFSDPPLYSPSDPAHPLPVEGDVNCELLHEYLEITRTYQTPLRMVKGHVHNMVGSWLKEFTDLRDWLNKTPHSEMTVDKLQAWTKELQGRVNLVRRN is encoded by the coding sequence ATGTCCGCCGACGAgaccgcgcgcccggcgccgccagcCCCCGAGGACGCCTCCCCGGGGACCAAGCTCACGTCGTGGGACTTCTTCCGCTCGATGGGCTCGCCCAAGTTTCACGTGGCGCCGATGGTGGACCAGTCCGAGCTCGCCTTTCGCGAGCTCTGCCGGCGCCacggcgcgacgtgcgcgtacACCCCGATGATCCACGCCAGGCTCTTCGTCGAGGACCTCAAGTACCGAAAGGAGATCTTCACGACCCACATCAACGACCGGCCGCTGTTGGTGCAGTTTTGCGCCAACGACCCGGACATGCTCCTgaaggcggcgtccatcgtcgccccGCACTGCGACGGAGTGGACATCAACTTTGGATGCCCGCAGCGAATCGCCAAACGAGGACGATACGGCGCCTTCCTCATGGACGACTGGGAGACGGTCCATAACCTGATCAACAAGCTGGATAAGCACCTGAGCGTGCCCGTCACGGCGAAGATCAGGGTGTACGACGACCTGGAGACCAGCTTGAAGTACGCGAAGATGGTGGAGGCGGCTGGGGCTCAGTTGATTGCGGTGCACGGGCGGACTCGCGAGCAaaagcgcgccgccgacgtcagGGCCAACTGGGCGTTCATAAGAGAGATTAAGAAGCAGCTGAAGGTTCCGGTGCTGGCTAACGGGGACATACGGacgctggcggaggcggagaagtgcctggaggcgacgggcgcggacggcgttCTCAGCGCGGAGCCCCTTCTCGAAAACCCGAGCCTCTTCTCCGATCCTCCGCTGTACTCGCCGAGCGATCCGGCGCACCCGTTGCCGGTCGAAGGGGACGTGAACTGCGAGCTCCTGCACGAGTACCTCGAGATTACGCGGACGTACCAGACGCCGCTTCGCATGGTCAAAGGACACGTGCACAACATGGTCGGGTCGTGGCTGAAGGAGTTTACCGATCTCAGGGACTGGCTCAACAAGACGCCGCACTCGGAGATGACGGTCGATAAGCTCCAGGCGTGGACGAAGGAGCTGCAGGGCCGGGTCAACCTCGTGAGAAGGAAC
- a CDS encoding predicted protein encodes VWLDCDPGHDDAMAIILAAVYGMNLIGVSTVCGNQTVEKTTDNALRMLNIINRNDVPVYRGADKPLTRPKRNCPEIHGESGLDGPDIPAAPRGAHPTPAVVAMAEALLSGDPADKPTLVATGALTNVALLFSVYPEVIDRLSELVIMGGAYQGLGNTGPTAEFNIQCDPEAAHIVFEAGLKSLVMVPLEVTHTVLVTPKIRDGLLTGYGRNPGSSRFLRLLDELMHFFEESYKKVFGFEHPPLHDPVAVFYVMHPHFFKTKRMRVDIDCGQLCAGTTVCDHYGMSGKEPNVTVCTEVDVEAFWKHMLAAV; translated from the exons GTGTGGCTGGACTGCGATCCGGGTCACGACGATGCCATGGCTATCATCCTCGCTGC TGTCTATGGCATGAATCTCATCGGGGTCTCCACCGTCTGCGGTAACCAAACCGTGGAGAAGACCACCGACAACGCGCTCCGCATGCTCAACATCATCAACCGAAACGACGTGCCGGTGTACAGGGGCGCGGACAAGCCCCTGACGCGGCCGAAGCGAAACTGCCCCGAGATCCACGGCGAGAGTGGGCTCGACGGACCCgacatccccgccgcgcccagggGTGCCCATCCCACGCCCGCTGTCGTGGCGATGGCTGAGGCGCTCCTCTCTGGGGATCCGGCCGACAAGCCGACGCTCGTGGCCACCGGCGCTCTCACAAACGTCGCACTGCTCTTTTCGGTCTACCCTGAGGTCATCGATCGACTGAGTGAGCTCGTGATCATGGGAGGTGCGTACCAAGGCCTCGGCAACACGGGACCGACAGCGGAGTTTAACATTCAGTGCGaccccgaggcggcgcacaTCGTGTTCGAGGCGGGGCTCAAGAGTCTGGTGATGGTGCCACTGGAGGTGACCCACACCGTGCTAGTCACGCCAAAGATCCGGGATGGGTTACTTACGGGATACGGCAGAAATCCGGGATCCTCGAGGTTTCTCCgactcctcgacgagctcatgcACTTCTTCGAGGAATCGTATAAAAAAGTCTTTGGGTTCGAGCATCCACCGCTCCATGACCCGGTGGCCGTGTTTTACGTCATGCATCCACATTTCTTCAAAACCAAAAGAATGCGCGTTGACATCGATTGCggacagctgtgcgcgggCACGACGGTGTGCGACCATTATGGCATGAGCGGCAAGGAACCAAACGTGACGGTGTGTACAGAGGTTGACGTCGAAGCTTTCTGGAAACACATGCTTGCTGCGGTG
- a CDS encoding predicted protein encodes MQYPPPPGAMWVPVGAGPPGGAIPFAPAPPPLPMLPSLDALCSRAVVDILQNAERADTLVFVGFHAACTKMCELEGVANLGQLGAHDPAAQVPLLGRILQIEQMSTAFVGSYIAQRSIVTLRDMERELVAFLRSYNLQPRTETSGGVTRIAPDLATNSEEISLDDPDENNDDTAVRDENVLVGFRCMGVGSLAALPVVAAAFGPPLKPSSVTRGADDGTAVRDDDDTAVRQLDPLAELAEFLENRAASGTNRLANEGRGVSLGAAFEAHLATKLAGKLAVNGGGASSSSPAVSVLRERGILVRHDSLRRERACAAHVGNALRAEARRAREDALRAEADAELAATRAARARSRAGAGPLSAPRLAPPASSDALAFIEETRRAGGFDPRWRPSRSKVLAAAAKAEASSVLTQDAAFAAAAEYAALHLCGGKYRAKAFEPPSDDDEDGSGASIESTSGSSDADDDDDNDADDDDGDAKKEEEDEDAGVPPAKRSKKEEGSKSCWEGRMGSEFRGASATGHHAPVPDDDVDDDGPLNPNPTPAVTTVGYDELVGCLPWWGDGEVSDNRRVGRWGEALVYRYLLQRHPGWTVTWVNEHAESKSFYDVKMRNVRDGRIVFVEVKTTRSADKNAFEVSPWEWDFACKPGVEYHVYRVYSAGERGRTRITIVRNPAKLVREHAISMALAI; translated from the coding sequence ATGCAgtatccaccgccgcccggtgCGATGTGGGTCccggtcggcgcgggtcccccCGGTGGCGCGATTCCGTTCGCGCCGGCTCCCCCGCCCCTTCCGATGCTgccgtcgctcgacgccctctgCTCGCGAGCGGTCGTGGACATCCTCCAGAACGCCGAACGAGCGGACACGCTCGTGTTCGTGGGGTTTCACGCGGCGTGCACCAAGATGtgcgagctcgagggcgtcgcgaacctgggccagctcggcgcgcacgaccCGGCCGCGCAGGTGCCGCTCCTGGGAAGAATTCTGCAAATCGAGCAGATGTCTACCGCTTTCGTCGGCTCGTACATCGCGCAGAGATCGATCGTGACGCTGCGCGACATGGAGAGAGAGCTCGTGGCGTTCCTCAGGAGCTATAACCTGCAGCCGAGGACCGAGACCTCGGGCGGGGTGACCCGCATCGCGCCCGACCTCGCCACCAATTCGGAGGAGATCTCCCTCGACGATCCCGACGAGAACaacgacgacacagctgtgcgcgacgAGAACGTTCTCGTCGGCTTTCGATGCATGGGCGTCGGATCCCTCGCGGcactccccgtcgtcgccgcggcgttcggtCCGCCCTTAAAGCCGTCCTCcgtgacgcgcggcgccgacgacggcacagctgtgcgcgacgacgacgacacagctgtgcgccaactcgacccgctcgccgagctcgccgagttTTTGGAGAATCGAGCCGCGTCCGGGACGAACCGACTCGCGAACGAAggccgcggcgtctcgctcggcgccgcgttcgaggcgcaCCTCGCGACGAAGCTAGCCGGGAAGCTAGCGGTGAACGGCgggggggcgtcgtcgtcgtcgccagctgtgtccgTTCTTCGCGAGCGGGGGATCCTGGTGCGGCACGACTCGTTGCGACGGGAGCGAgcgtgcgcggcgcacgtggGGAACGCGCtacgcgccgaggcgagacgggcgcgggaggacgcgctacgcgccgaggctgacgccgagctggcggcgacacgggcggcgagggcgaggtcacgggccggggcggggccgttatcggcgccgaggctggcgccgcccgcgagctctgacgcgctcgcgttcatcgaggagacgcggcgcgcggggggattcgacccgcggtggcggccgtcgcggtccaaggttttggccgcggcggcgaaggcggaggcgtcgtcggtgttgacgcaggacgccgcgttcgccgcggcggctgagtACGCGGCGCTGCACCTGTGCGGGGGTAAATACCGGGCCAAGGCTTTCGAACCaccctccgacgacgacgaggacggatCCGGGGCGTCGATCGAATCCACGTCAGGTTCttcggacgccgacgacgacgatgataacgacgccgacgacgacgacggcgacgccaaaaaggaggaggaggatgaggacgccGGTGTCCCGCCGGCGAAGCGCTCCAAAAAGGAGGAGGGCTCCAAGTCATGTTGGGAGGGTCGGATGGGTTCGGAGTTTCGCGGCGCTTCCGCCACCGGCCACCACGCGCCCgttcccgacgacgacgtcgacgacgatggaccGCTAAACCCCAACCCTAcacccgcggtgacgaccgtGGGGTACGATGAGCTGGTGGGGTGCTTGCCGTGGTGGGGCGACGGTGAGGTTTCGGATAACAGGCGCGTCGGTCGATGGGGCGAGGCGCTGGTGTACCGGTACCTGCTGCAGAGGCACCCGGGGTGGACCGTGACCTGGGTCAACGAACACGCGGAGAGCAAATCGTTCTACGACGTCAAGATGCGAAACGTTCGCGACGGGAGGATCGTTTTCGTCGAGGtgaagacgacgaggtcggcggACAAGAACGCGTTTGAGGTTTCGCCGTGGGAGTGGGATTTCGCGTGCAAGCCTGGGGTGGAGTATCACGTGTACAGGGTGTACTCGGCGGGCGAGCGTGGACGGACGCGGATCACGATCGTGAGGAATCCGGCGAAGCTGGTGCGGGAGCACGCGATATCGATGGCTTTGGCCATTTAG
- the ODA1 gene encoding flagellar outer dynein arm-docking complex protein 1 — MVRNEQPTDTEIALMELQRKYKIMETNRRAYTEDAQVHIKRQRAIIDKLKEENDALKGELSAELDAPGALPTPNVNAEIIRLTDFADLYTRKIEMERRRVEELDQHLALSEAAIIQQKKAMGGVGAAKENDQQLIKQVRVLENKLDKTLMNFNEAISHNKKLRDEIDVLRRERLTFDEVYKKMNKELAEKKREMANVVEITNIAYEARDQAHNEIAALRAQGDREAAQFDAEWRELGRIIEHDKKMKEADMRNKLKAAELGLALAEGKEKAGMNTAKGDWAMEAKKGASQLALYEEAFKQIKKATGMTDIDDLVTAFIAAEDQNFSLFNFVNELNKDQEKLEEQAAELRAEIARYQGSGSVEHVQRKRILQDLEKQLVKTDANTQQYEKRFQGTQMTFDALKEAVASMYAKLGCDDPSNRELLGDQGVTEANILSYLGVIEQRSNEILQMYAAATSPDDVTQVLGATGPLTPSGKGKTGGGAGPATIVPPSTAADEDDDEDSDDGSAPLTREELQAKTLRALSRGSSGQGARRGGAAAGGGARKGAGGRKVSRRL; from the exons ATGGTGCGGAACGAG CAACCCACCGACACGGAGATCGCGCTCATGGAGCTCCAGCGCAAGTATAAGATCATGGAGACCAACCGACGCGCGTACACCGAGGACGCGCAGGTCCACATAaagcgccagcgcgcgatCATCGacaagctcaaggaggagaaCGACGCCCTCAAGGGCGAGCtctccgccgagctcgacgcgccgggcgcgctgCCCACGCCCAACGTCAACGCCGAGATCATTCGTTTGACCGACTTTGCCGACCTCTACACCCGGAAGATCGAGATGGAGAGGCGCCgcgtggaggagctcgaccaGCACCTCGCGCTCTCGGAAGCCGCGATCATCCAGCAGAAGAAGGCAATGGgaggcgtgggcgccgcgaaggagaaCGACCAGCAGCTCATAAAGCAGGTCAGGGTCCTCGAGAACAAGCTCGACAAGACGCTGATGAACTTCAACGAGGCCATCTCCCACAACAAGAAGCTGCGCGACGAGATCGACGTcttgcgccgcgagcggctcaCGTTTGACGAGGTGTACAAGAAGATGaacaaggagctcgcggagaagaagcgGGAGATGGCCAACGTCGTGGAGATCACCAACATCGCGTACGAGGCCCGGGACCAGGCGCACAACGAGATCGCGGCGTTGCGCGCGCAGGGCGACAGGGAGGCTGCGCAGTTTGACGCGGAGTGGCGCGAACTCGGGCGCATCATCGAGCACGACAAGAAGATGAAGGAGGCGGACATGCGCAACAAGCTCAAGGCTGCCGAGCTCGGTTTGGCGCTCGCGGAAGggaaggagaaggcgggTATGAACACCGCCAAGGGCGACtgggcgatggaggcgaagaagggcgcgTCGCAGCTGGCGCTGTACGAGGAGGCTTTCAAGCAGATTAAGAAAGCCACCGGCATGACGGACATCGACGACCTGGTGacggcgttcatcgccgccgaggaccagAACTTCTCGCTCTTCAACTTCGTCAACGAGCTCAACAAGGATCaggagaagctcgaggagcaggcGGCCGAGCTCAGGGCCGAGATTGCGCGGTACCAGGGCAGCGGCAGCGTCGAGCACGTGCAGCGCAAGCGAATCCTGCAGGATCTCGAGAAGCAGTTGGTCAAGACGGATGCCAACACGCAACAGTACGAGAAGCGGTTTCAGGGAACCCAGATGACCTTCGACGCCCTGAAGGAGGCTGTCGCTTCGATGTACGCCAAGCTGGGCTGCGACGACCCGAGCAACCGCGAGCTCTTGGGCGACCAAGGGGTCACCGAGGCTAACATTCTCTCCTACCTCGGCGTCATCGAGCAACGATCGAACGAGATCCTGCAGATGTACGCCGCGGCCACGTCTCCGGACGACGTGACccaggtgctcggcgcgaccGGACCGCTGACTCCCTCTGGGAAGGGCaagaccggcggcggcgcgggtcccgcgacCATCGTGCcgccgagcacggcggctgacgaggacgacgacgaggacagcgacgacgggtccgcgccgctcaCCAGGGAGGAGCTGCAGGCGAAGACGCTGAGGGCGCTGAGCCGGGGGTCGTCGGGCCAAGGGGCGagacggggcggcgcggcggcggggggaggcGCGAGGAAAGGCGCGGGGGGCAGGAAGGTGTCGAGGAGGCTCTGA
- a CDS encoding predicted protein encodes MRAFVFGFVGRLIPRDGTRDGTRGESRDVEMFASHASDPTLVTAMSLVANEVISAHDQDEPGHYQTTFGADSAKRCYTLVVVPRSGGERSEPTLACEDGGPPDHSLVSALEARKRSAGLVRVVFGVIVSSRGAPLSARPEPEACAEWLDTLRAEFESRYSTGAYVGRTKTVGRGDSYNFEALAETLRRLASSFDDDERDGDAPKVEKARTRRRQGDAAFAVVVDANDGPLEDANGQRGDDRAEETTSLVRREPPPEGAGSILAGVIRGRNVRARCVTALAVLLAAFVALLAACGGYGCLNR; translated from the coding sequence ATGCGAGCGTTCGTGTTCGGTTTCGTTGGACGCCTCATCCCTcgcgacggcacccgcgacggcacccgcggcgagtcgcgcgacgtcgagatgTTCGCGAGCCACGCCTCGGACCCCACGCTGGTCACCGCTATGAGCCTCGTCGCCAACGAGGTTATATCAGCCCACGACCAAGACGAGCCCGGTCACTACCAGACCACCTTCGGCGCCGACAGCGCGAAGCGATGCTACACCCTCGTCGTGGTTCCGCGAAGCGGCGGGGAGAGATCCGAGCCGACGCTGGCGTGCGAGGACGGCGGTCCTCCGGATCACTCGCTCGTCTCAGCGCTCGAGGCTCGAAAGAGAAGCGCCgggctcgttcgcgtcgtgtTTGGCGTCATCGTgtcgtcgcggggcgcgcctTTGAGCGCGAGAccggagcccgaggcgtgcgcggagTGGCTCGACACCCTTCGCGCCGAATTCGAGTCGAGATACTCCACCGGCGCGTACGTGGGCAGGACCAAAAcggtcgggcgcggcgactcTTACAACTTCGAAGCTCTCGCCGAGACTCTTCGCCGGCTGGCGTCCTCCTtcgatgacgacgaacgcgacggcgacgcaccaAAGGTCGAAAAGGCAcgaacgaggaggaggcaaggggacgcggcgttcgccgtggtcgtggacgcgaacgacgggcCGCTCGAAGACGCAAACGGGCAACGAGGCGACGATCGGGCGGAAGAAACAACGTCGCTGGTTCgacgggagccgccgccggagggcgcgggttcgatacTCGCCGGTGTCATTCGCGGGCGAaacgtccgcgcgcggtgcgtcaccgccctcgcggtgctgctcgccgcgttcgtcgcgctcctggCGGCGTGCGGGGGGTACGGGTGCCTGAATCGATGA
- a CDS encoding predicted protein, whose protein sequence is MVLLIDKPKGWTSFDVVGKTRWLSRRMGSKKVGHCGTLDPNATGLLILCVGKATKMVDSFTGMDKVYTGTMKLGEGTPSQDCCEEVDERLPWEHVSDADLAAGAKAMEGDIKQIPPMFSAIKVKGERLYKAARRGETVERKERACTINSFEVWRDKVDSQLAHFRVDCSKGTYVRTLAHDLGRNLGTVAHLTELRRESIGEHSVEDAWTVESLFEACEPQVNAFVASKQM, encoded by the coding sequence ATGGTGCTCCTCATCGACAAGCCGAAGGGCTGGACGtccttcgacgtcgtcggcaaGACCCGGTGGCTGTCGCGGCGGATGGGGAGCAAAAAAGTCGGGCACTGCGGGACGCTCGACCCAAACGCCACCGGCTTGCTCATCCTCTGCGTCGGTAAAGCCACGAAGATGGTGGACTCGTTCACGGGGATGGACAAGGTGTACACCGGGACGATGAAGCTGGGGGAggggacgccgtcgcaggACTGCtgcgaggaggtggacgagcgTCTGCCGTGGGAGCACGTGAGCGACGCCGActtggcggcgggcgccaaaGCCATGGAAGGGGACATCAAGCAGATACCCCCGATGTTCAGCGCGATCAAGGTGAAGGGCGAGCGGTTGTACaaggcggcgcgcagggGCGAGACCGTGGAGCGCAAGGAGCGCGCGTGCACCATCAACAGCTTCGAGGTGTGGAGGGACAAAGTCGACTCGCAACTGGCGCACTTTCGCGTGGACTGCAGCAAGGGCACGTACGTGCGGACGCTGGCGCACGACCTGGGACGAAACCTGGGCACCGTCGCGCATCTCACCGAGCTGAGACGGGAGAGCATAGGGGAACACAGCGTGGAGGACGCGTGGACGGTGGAGTCGCTGTTCGAGGCGTGCGAGCCGCAGGTGAACGCGTTTGTCGCCTCGAAACAAATGTAA
- a CDS encoding predicted protein, which translates to KKLDLRGKLYVAPLTTVGNLPFRRVCVALGADVTISEMAMASNILKGERSELALLRRHPSERLFGVQVCGGHPDLMARCGEFLDNDVDCDFVDVNMGCPIDGVCAKGAGSTLLRDEVGLARMKKLVQAMSGSMQRTPLTIKVRMGYDDDPSKYVAHDVLKDARAWGAAAATLHGRTRAQRYSRLADWRYIRRCAAVAAPSGLPLVGNGDVFSFKDYERHMRGGTLATCMIGRGALIKPWVLTEIKERRVWDISASERLAIFGDFARHGLEHWGSDERGVETTRRFMMEWMSYTHRYVPVGLLESGVAQKMHLRPAPYSGRNELETLLASDAVEDWSRVAEMFLGKPAPGFSFVPKHKSNSY; encoded by the coding sequence AAAAAGTTGGACCTTCGAGGTAAGCTGTACGTGGCGCCGCTGACCACCGTGGGTAACCTGCCCTTTCGGCGCGTGTGCGTCGCgttgggcgcggacgtcacgATATCGGAgatggcgatggcgtcgaatATTTTGAAGGGTGAGCGATCGGAGCTGGCGCTGTTGAGGCGACACCCGAGCGAGCGCCTCTTCGGAGTGCAGGTCTGCGGAGGCCACCCCGACCTCATGGCCCGCTGCGGCGAGTTTCTCGACAACGACGTGGACTGCGACTTTGTGGACGTCAACATGGGATGCCCCATCGACGGCGTGTGCGCCAAGGGTGCGGGTTCGACGCTGCTGAGAGACGAAGTCGGCCTCGCCAGGATGAAAAAGTTGGTGCAGGCCATGTCCGGGTCCATGCAGCGAACGCCGCTGACGATCAAGGTACGCATGGGATACGACGACGATCCGAGCAAGTacgtcgcgcacgacgtaCTCAAAGACGCGAGGGCgtggggcgccgcggcggcgacgctgcacggccgaacgcgcgcgcagAGGTACAGCAGACTCGCGGATTGGAGATACATCCGCCgttgcgccgccgtcgccgccccgtcggGCCTGCCGCTCGTCGGCAACGGCGACGTGTTCTCGTTCAAGGACTACGAGCGGCACATGCGCGGCGGCACGCTCGCGACGTGCATGATCGGTAGGGGCGCTTTGATCAAGCCGTGGGTCCTGACCGAAATCAAGGAGCGACGGGTTTGGGACATCAGCGCGTCTGAGCGCCTGGCCATCTTTGGCGACTTCGCCAGGCACGGGTTGGAGCACTGGGGCTCGGACGAGCGGGGCGTggagacgacgcgtcggTTCATGATGGAGTGGATGAGCTACACGCACAGGTACGTCCCCGTCGGTCTGTTGGAGTCGGGGGTGGCGCAGAAGATGCACCTGAGGCCCGCGCCGTACTCGGGCAGGAACGAACTGGAGACTCTGCTCGCGTCGGATGCGGTTGAGGACTGGAGCCGAGTGGCGGAGATGTTCCTGGGCAAACCAGCGCCGGGGTTCTCGTTCGTGCCGAAGCACAAGAGCAACTCGTAC